DNA sequence from the Sulfurimonas sp. HSL3-1 genome:
TGACATCGGGTACGCTTCCGAAAAGGTCATGCTCAAAGCCCCGGACGGTACGTCACAGAGCGTCGGGGGACAGGACGGCAAGACCCATCTGATCGTAACGGTCCCTTTTATAGATGACAACTGCATCGCCGAACTGCAAGCCATCGGCAAGGCCCTTCCGAAAGCCGACGACGTCACCGCGTCGCTGATCGTCGCCGCGACCTCCCACGAGGACCCTAAGGTCGAAGGCTTCCGCTTCCTGCTTGACAGCGACGAAGAGTTCGCCGACTGGTACGGTGTCCGCCTCAGCGGTGAGCCCCTCGACGGGGAGCTGACCAAGGCCCTGTTCATCATCTCCAAGGATGGTGCACTCTACTATGATGAATTTGCCAAGAACCTGCATGATCCGTTCAACGCCGAAACGGCCGTACGGAAAGTCTATGCTGCGCAGGAATGCTATACCGGAAAAGGATGCCACTAATGAGCGAAACAATGACAACAACAGAGACCAAAGACTACAGTGAACTGATCGAAACGATCAAGAAAGAGATCCGCAACCAGACGACCGTCCCCTATTTCGGGCTGGGAATCTTCAAAGGCATCACGACCAAAGAGGGTGAACAGATGCCCTTTGACTCGGATTCTATGATCCTGATGATGAACAACGGCCGTGCCATGAGCCCGCGTCTGATGTTCGAATACTCCCGCGCCGCCATGCACCTGGAACAGCGCCGGGGCGTCGACTACATCCAGCAGATGACCAACTGGATCTATACCAAGGAGTTTGAACCGACGCCGCTGCACAAGGCGATCCTCAACATGTCTCCGCGCTTCATCATCGACACCAACCGCGATGCCAAGCTGCAGGAGATGCTCGCCTTCGAACCGCACACGCTCATTATCGGGAAGTCCCGTATCCTTGACAACGACTACCGCTACGAGATCTACGAGTGGGATGTCGAGAACAAGAAGTACTTCCAGGTAGACGAAGAGGCCCTCGACGACGCCCAGAAGATTATCTTCAAGCCAATGGGAGCACCGCTGCCGGAGCCGAGCTTTGTCATCTCCGACGCCGACTACGTCGACTGGCTCACCGAGGCGATGGGCGGTTTTGCCGTGCCGTCCGTGCTCAAAACCTACCGCAAGACGAAAAAGTACCTCTTTATGGGTACCTATTTCGACCGCGACACCGACCGCATGGTCGCCAACGAACTGACACACGATCTCGAGGGCGGTTACTTCATTAGTGACCAGGAGCTCGGAAAGAAAGAGAAAAAGTTTGTTGAAAAACACAACCTCGAACTGATCGAGATGTCTCTCGAAGCCTTTACCGAGGCCTTTATCTAAACAATATACACCTGCCCCATGCGGGGCAAACGATACTCAATCTCGAGCGATCGCTTAGCGGGATGACGCGGCGAAGCCACACAAAGGAAACTTATGCCATACATACCAACCGTAAAAGACAGAACCCCCCGGGGCGAACGCTATTTTGACCTTTTTTCCAAACTGATGGGCGACCGTGTCATCATGATCACCGAACCGATTGACGACCACATGATGGGGATTATCGTCTCCCAGCTGCTTTATCTTGAAGCCGAAGATTCCGAAGAGCCGATCCACATGTATATCAGTTCTCCGGGCGGTTCGGTCATGGCGGGCCTCGCCATCCTTGACACCATGCAACTGATCAGCGCGCCGGTCTACACTTACGGTCTGGGCATGGTCGCATCGATGGCTGCCGTTCTCTTTACCTGCGGCGAACCGGGGCACCGCTACGTGCTCCCCAACGCTGAAGTGATGATCCACCAGCCCCTGGGCGGTGCGCAGGGCCAGGCCAGCGATATCGAGATCCAGGCCAACCACATTATCAGCCTCAAAAAACGGCTCTACAAGATCCTCGCCGAAGCGACCGGCGCGACAGTCAAAACCATTGAGAAAGCCAGCGATCGGGACAACTACTTCATTGCTGAAGATGCTATCAAATTCGGTCTGGCGGACCAGATCCTCAATGCTATTACGAAAAAGGAAGTCTGATGAGTACCAAAGAAGAAAAAACATGTTCGTTCTGCGGGCGTAAGCAGAGCGAAGTGAAAAAAATGTTCTCTTCTGAGAACACCAATATCTGTAACGAGTGTGTCACGACCTGTTCGAACATCCTGCAAAAGGAAGTCCGCTACGAACAGCAGGAAAAACTGCACCAGGAGCTGCCGAAGCCCGCGA
Encoded proteins:
- a CDS encoding redoxin family protein, giving the protein MRLEEQPLDIGYASEKVMLKAPDGTSQSVGGQDGKTHLIVTVPFIDDNCIAELQAIGKALPKADDVTASLIVAATSHEDPKVEGFRFLLDSDEEFADWYGVRLSGEPLDGELTKALFIISKDGALYYDEFAKNLHDPFNAETAVRKVYAAQECYTGKGCH
- a CDS encoding ATP-dependent Clp protease proteolytic subunit; translated protein: MPYIPTVKDRTPRGERYFDLFSKLMGDRVIMITEPIDDHMMGIIVSQLLYLEAEDSEEPIHMYISSPGGSVMAGLAILDTMQLISAPVYTYGLGMVASMAAVLFTCGEPGHRYVLPNAEVMIHQPLGGAQGQASDIEIQANHIISLKKRLYKILAEATGATVKTIEKASDRDNYFIAEDAIKFGLADQILNAITKKEV